GGACAAAAAGGCGTTAATATTATGGAGTTTTGTAAACAATTTAACGCTAGAACTGCTGATAAAAGCGGCCTGATTATTCCAGTTGTTATAACTGTTTATTCTGATAAGTCTTTTACTTTTATTACAAAAACACCCCCTGCAGCGGTGCTGTTGAAAAAAGCTGCTAAAATAGAAAAAGGTTCACCTGAACCTAATAAAACTAAAGTGGCGAAAGTTACTAAAGCTCAAGTTAGAGAAATAGCTGAAATGAAATTAAAAGACCTAAATGCTCATGATATTGAAAGTGCTGTTAGTATGATTGCCGGAACAGCAAGAAGCATGGGAATAACAGTTGAAGATTAAATCTTAGGATGGTAAAATGAAACCAACTACAAAAAGAAACAAAGATATTATTAAAAAGGTTGACCTACAAAAAGAATATACCTTAGAAGAAGCCGTGAAAATTTTGAAAGAAATTTCTAAGGTTAAATTTACTGAGTCGTTAGACTGCGCTGTTAGATTGGGTGTCGACCCTCGTCATGCTGACCAAATGGTACGTGGAACTGTATCCTTACCCCATGGGACAGGTAAAAAAGTTAAAGTTCTTGTAATTGCAAAAGGTTCGCTGGCGGAAGAAGCACTTAAAGCTGGAGCAGATTACGCTGGCTTCGAAGAATATATAGAAAAAATAAAAAATGGTTGGTCTGATGTTGATGTTATAATTGCAACACCTGATACAATGGGCGAGGTAGGTAAATTAGGTAAAGTCCTTGGTCCCAAAGGTTTAATGCCTAATCCTAAAAGCGGCACTGTTACAAATGACGTTGCTAAAGCAGTTAAAGAAATTAAGGCGGGTAAAATAGAGTTTAGAGTTGATAAAGCTGGAATTGTTCACTCTTCTCTTGGTAAATTGTCGTTTTCTCATGAACAATTAGTAGAAAATACTCGTTCATTTTTGCAAACAATTGTGAAATTAAAGCCTTCTTCTGCAAAAGGACAGTATATTAAAAGTGTGTACTTATCTACTACTATGGGACCAGGTTTAAAAATCACTAAAGATGAACCAAGTATTGCAACTAAATAAGAAATTACGCACTCAAAAAATAAATGCTTCTAACTTTATGAACTGATTTCAAGCAAGAAATTGGGAGTAAGATGAAAAAAACTGAAAAAGCCGAGGTCATATCGCAGATTAAAGAGTTAATTAACAATTCTACTGGTGTTTTCCTTGTTGATTATAGCGGAATTAACGTCGCTGATATTAATTCCTTGCGTAGGTCATTTAAACAAGAGGGTGTAACTTATAAGGTGTTGAAAAATACTCTTTTTAGAAAGGCACTCGAAGAAACCGGTGGATATGATAAATTACTTGAAAATCTTGTTGGTATGACGGGTGTAGCGTTTGCGGGGGAAAACTTTGTAGCTCCTGCAAAAATTATAAAAAAATATTACGACGAAAATAAAAAATTCTCGTTCAAGGGATGTTATATTGAATCGACCTATTACGATGCTAATCAACTGGATACATTAGCTTCTATGCCTACGAAAGATGAAATCATGGCAAGTATTATTGGCAGTGTTGGATCGCCCGCATCTGGAATAGTAGGCGCTATTAATTCTGTTATAAGAGATTTGGTAAGTGTTGTTGACCAAATAAGCAAAAAACAAGCAGCATAACTATTTGTAAATGAAATTAAAAAGAGGAGTAATAAAATGTCAGAAAAAATTGCTGAAATAGTAGAAAAAATTAAAGGGCTTACTTTAGTTGAAGCAGCTGAACTGAAAAAAGCCTTAGAAGATGAATTTGGAGTAACAGCTGCAGCACCAGTGATTATGGCAGGTGCACCGGCAGCTGGAGCAGCTGCAGCGCCTGCAGAAGAAAAAACCGAATTCGATGTTATACTTCAATCTGCTGGTGATAAGAAAATTAATGTAATTAAAGTAGTACGTGCTCATACGGGACTTGGTTTAAAAGAAGCAAAAGATTTAGTAGATGGTGCTCCAAAAACTGTTAAAGAAGCTATATCTAAGGAAGAGGCTGAAAAGATCAAAAAAGAGCTTGAAGAGGCAGGTGCAACTGTTCAAATAAAGTAAGTCAGTCTGTTATAAATTCCGTTTTTCAAATTTAGTGGTAATACAGTTTTAACTGCATTACCACTTCTTTCATTGAGCATGAAAGAAACATATAATTCAACTTGGGAGGTAAGAGTTGGAAAAAAATAAAATTAACAAAACTACGAATAGAATTTCGTTTGGTTCGATTGTTCCAGCATTGAAGGTTCCGGATTTACTTAATATTCAACTTGAGTCGTTTGAAGATTTTCTTCAGCTAAAAACTCCGCCTTCTAAGCGAGAGAACAAAGGGCTTCAAGCAGTTTTTAATGTAAATTTTCCCATCTTCGATAACAAAGAGTTCTATCGCCTTGATTTTATTGAATACAATGTTGAAAAGCCAAGATTTTCTATAGCTGAATGTGAAGAAAGAGGTCTAACTTACTCCGCTCCTCTAAAAGCTAAATTGAGACTTTCTACTAAAGACGATGAGACTGGTGAGTACATTAATTCCGTTGAACAAGAGGTTTATCTTGGTAATTTGCCTTTTATGACCGAACGAGGTACATTTATTATTAACGGCGCTGAAAGAGTTGTTGTAAGCCAGCTTCACCGCTCACCCGGGGTCGCTTTCTCTCAAACTGTTCACCCTAATGGAACTCCAATATATTCAGCAAGAATAATTCCTTTTAGAGGTTCGTGGGTTGAGTTCGCTACTGATATTAATAATGTACTTTATGTTTATATAGATAGAAGAAAAAAATTCCCATCTACTACTTTGCTTAGAGCTTTGGGCTATGAGACCGACGAGCAAATCTTAAATCTGTTTAATCTTATAGAAGAAGTCCCTGTAAAAAAATTAAATATAGACGATCATACTGGTAGAATTTCCGCCGAAGATGTGATCGATACCCAAACTGGTGAAATTTATGTTGCAAAAGAAGGACAATTAACTGAAGAAGTAATTGAAAGTATAAAGAAATCGCCTATTCATTCCGTCAAATTGATTAGTCTTGAAACCTCATTTGAACAAGACTTAATTATAAATACGCTTAAGAAAGATACTTCTACTAATAAAGAGGAAGCTCTTTATGCTATTTATCGTCAACTAAGATCAGGAGAAGCACCTGATTTGGAAACTGCCCAAGGTCTAATTGATAAATTGTTCTTTAATGAAAAAAGATATGACTTGGGAGAAGTAGGCCGTTTTAGAATGAATGATAAACTGAATTTAAACATCCCTTCTAATGTTAAAGTGCTTACTCTTGAGGACATTATTGCAATAATGAAAAATATTATTAAACTAAAAAATGGTAATGTCCCTGTAGACGATATTGACCACCTTGGTAATAGAAGAGTTAGAACTGTGGGCGAGCAATTAATGCAACAGTATAATGTTGGTCTTGCAAGAATGGCAAGAACAATAAAAGAAAGAATGAATATGCGTGATAACGAAAATATGCAGCCACAGGACCTTGTAAATGCAAGAACAATTACAAGTGTAATAAATGCTTTCTTTGGGACTAATCAATTGTCCCAGTTTATGGACCAGACAAATCCACTTTCTGAACTGACTCACAAGCGCAGAGTGTCAGCCTTAGGTCCAGGTGGCTTAACAAGAGAAAGAGCAGGCTTTGAAGTAAGAGACGTTCATCATTCCCATTATGGTAGACTTTGTCCAATTGAAACACCTGAAGGTCCAAACATAGGACTTATTTCCTCATTAACAATTTATGCAAGAGTAAATAATTATGGATTTCTTGAAACCCCCTACAGAAAAGTAAAAGATGGAAAGGTTACTAACAGTGTTGACTACTTAAGCGCTGATCAGGAAGACGAATTTACAATAGCTCAAGCTAATGCTCCAATCGATGAGCAGGGTAAATTTATCAATGAAAGAGTAAAATGTAGACGCAAGGGAGAATTCCCAGTAGTTGCACCTGAGGAAGTTCACTATATGGATGTTGCCCCTGCTCAAATAGTTAGTGCAGCTGCTGCCTTAATTCCGTTCTTAGAACATGATGATGCAAATAGAGCATTAATGGGCTCGAACATGCAACGTCAAGCAGTGCCACTATTAGTACCTGAGGCACCAATTGTTGGTACAGGTATGGAACAAAAAGTTGCAAGAGACTCGCGTTCTGTAATAATCGCTGAAGATAATGGAGAGGTTGAATATGCTGATGCTTGTAAAATTATTGTAAAATACGATACAGACCCTGATGATCCACTTACAATAGTAAATTTTGATGATGAAAGGAGAGTTACTTACACTTTAACAAAATTTGCTGGGACTAATCAAGAAACATGTTTCAATCAAAAACCGGTTGTTTTTACGGGTCAAAAAATTAAAAAGGGCGATGTACTTGCCGATGGTCCGGCTATTGAAAAAGGAGAATTAGCATTAGGAAGAAATGTCTCTGTAGCATTCATGCCTTGGCGTGGCTATAATTTTGAGGATGCAATTATTATTAGTGAAAGATTAGTTGCTGAGGATGTTTTTACTTCAATTCATATAGAAGAATTTGAATTACAAGTAAGAGAAACAAAAAGAGGAGAAGAAGAACTTACGAGAGATATCCCTAATGTAAGTGAAGAAGCAACTAAAGATTTAGATGAGTTTGGTATTGTGAGAGAAGGTGCTGAAGTAAAGGAAGGGGATATACTAATTGGGAAAATTACACCTAAAGGGGAAACGGACCCAACCCCCGAAGAAAAATTATTAAAAGCAATATTTGGTGATAAAGCTGGAGATGTAAAGGACGCTTCGCTCAAAGCGCCTCCAGGTCTTAAAGGCACCGTAATTAAAACAAGATTATTTAGCAGAAAGCGCAAAGATGCAGAATCTAAAAAAATTGAAAAGAAGCAGTTAGAAGCGTTAGATGCTGACTATGAGAAAAAGAAAAAACATTATTACAATAAATTAGTTGATAAATTGACTAAAATTACACTTGGCAAAACAACAACTGGAATAAGAGACTTAGAAGGTGCGATAGTTTTAAGAAGTGGCTCTTTAATTAAAGAAACTACTTTTTCTTCATTCGAAGATGTTACGAAATTAGATTACACTCAAGATTGGTTTGAAAGGAAACAAACTAACGAGTTAATTAAAACTCTTTATACTAACTATTTTAATCTTCTTTCTGATATAGAAGAAGACTATAAAAGAGAGAAATTGAAAATCCAATCCGGTGATGAGCTGCCGCCAGGAATTGTACAGCTTGCAAAAGTTTATGTAGCAAAGAAAAGAAAATTATCTGTAGGCGATAAAATGGCAGGCAGACATGGTAATAAGGGTGTTGTTGCCAAAATTGTTCCTGTAGAAGATATGCCTTATCATGAAGATGGTACACCAGTTGACATAGTTCTTAATCCATTAGGCGTTCCATCAAGAATGAATCTTGGCCAGCTGTATGAAACTGCTCTTGGATGGGTTGGTCATAAATTAGGCGTAAAATTTGAAACTCCAATTTTTGACGGCGCTAAGGTTACCGATGTAGAGGAATGGATTAAAAAAGCTGATTTGTATGAAGGAAGTAAAACATGGTTATACGATGGCAGAACGGGCGAAAGATTTCATCAAAAGGTAACATGCGGCTATATCTACATGATGAAATTAGGTCATATGGTTGATGATAAAATCCACGCAAGATCAATAGGTCCTTATTCACTGATAACTCAACAACCGCTTGGCGGTAAAGCACAATTTGGTGGACAAAGATTTGGCGAAATGGAAGTATGGGCTCTTGAAGGCTATGGTGCTGCTCATACTCTTAGAGAAATACTTACTGTGAAGAGTGATGATGTGGCCGGAAGAGCAAAAACTTATGAGTCTATTGTTAAAGGAGAAAATATAGCTGAACCAAATATTCCTGAAGCCTTTAATGTTATGATTAAAGAACTACAAGGCCTGGGCCTTAACGTAAAAATTAACTAGTTAAACTAGTTAGAAGGAGATTAAAATGAGGTTAAAAACCCAAGAAACCAAGATAAAAGAAATAGAAAAAATTACTATTAGCTTGGCAAGTCCTGATGATATTCTTACTAGATCACATGGCGAAGTTACAAAACCAGAAACAATAAATTATAGATCTTTTAGGCCCGAGAAAGATGGATTGTTCTGTGAAAAAATATTTGGGCCTGTGAAAGACTGGGAATGCGCTTGTGGAAAATATAAAGGTATCCGCTACAAAGGTATTGTTTGCGATAGATGCGGCGTTGAAGTTACTCTAAAAAGTGTTAGACGAGAAAGAATGGGCCATATTTCCCTTGCCGTACCTGTTGTTCATATTTGGTTCTTTAAAGCTCTTCCATCTAAAATAGGTAATATTGTTGGAATATCTACCAAAGAACTAGAAAAAATAATTTATTACGAATCTTATGTGGTTCTAAACCCAGGGGTAACTGGACTTAGCTATAAGGACTTAATTTCTGAGGACCAATACTACGAAATATTAAATTCATTGCCTCATGATAACGATGCGCTTGACGATAACGATCCCAAAAAATTCGTTGCAAAAATAGGCGGTGAAGGGGTTAAAGAGTTATTAAAGAGAACAAATATTGAAGCCACTTTTGCAGAGTTGAAAGCTCAGCTCGCTGTTGAAACTTCTCAACAAAAACGAACTGATATTTTAAAAAGACTTAGAGTACTCGATTCATTTAGAGAAGAAGAAGGTAAAGTTGTAAATAAACCTGAATGGATGGTTTTAAGTGTTATACCTGTTATTCCTCCAGAATTACGCCCATTAGTTCCATTAGAAGGTGGAAGATTTGCAACAAGTGATTTAAATGACCTGTATAGACGAGTTATTATTAGAAATAATCGTTTAAAAAGACTTATAGACATAAAGGCACCTGAGGTCATACTACGCAATGAAAAAAGAATGCTTCAGGAAGCTGTTGATGCTCTTTTTGATAACTCTAGAAGAGCAAGCGCTGTGCGTAGTGACGGTAATCGGCCATTAAAATCTTTGAGCGATATGCTCAAAGGCAAACAAGGTAGATTCAGGCAAAACCTATTAGGAAAACGTGTTGATTATTCTGGCCGCTCTGTTATTGTTGTAGGACCAGAATTAAAATTACATCAATGCGGATTACCCAAAGATATGGCAGTAGAACTGTTCAAGCCTTTTATCATAAGAAAATTGATAGAACGAGGTCATTATAAAACAGTAAAAAGTGCAAGAAAAGCAGTTGATAGAAAAGATCCTATTATTTGGGAAATACTTGAGAGATTAATTGATGGACATCCTGTTTTACTTAACAGAGCACCTACTCTACATAGATTGGGTATTCAAGCTTTCCAACCTATTTTAATTGATGGTAAAGCTATTCAATTACACCCAATGGTCTGCACGGCATTTAATGCTGACTTCGACGGTGACCAGATGGCAGTGCATGTACCTCTGTCTTACGAAGCTCAACTAGAAGCTGCTTTGTTGATGCTTAGCAGTCATAACATCCTTTCTCCACAAAATGGCAGCCCAATTGTTATTCCAACTCAAGATATAGTGCTTGGATGTTACTATTTAACTAAGGTTAAAACTGGTGCAAAAGGCGAAGGTAAAATTTTTGGTAGCAGAGAAGAAGTCCTTATAGCTTACGATAATAAAATTGTTGATCTCCATGCTAAAATTAAAGTTAAAATAGACGACCAATTTATAGAAACTACGCCAGGACGAGTTATATTTAATGATATTGTACCTAAAGAAATGGGATTTATTAATGAATTGCTTGTCAAAAAAATCTTCAGTGGATTAATCTACAAAATGTTCATTAAGCTGGGTAATGTAGTAACAGCAAAATTCTTGGATGACTTAAAAGAACTTGGTTACAGATATGCAACAGCAGCAGGTATATCCATTAGCTTTAGCGATATGCTTATACCCGAAGAAAAAGAAAAGTTGATAGAAGAATCGAATAAAAAAGTTTCTAGTATCTTGAACGAACATGAACAAGGTTTGATAACAGACGCTGAAAGATATAACAAAATTATTGACGTTTGGACACATACTACCAATAACGTATCAAAATATTTAATGGATAGACTCAAAACAGATCAGTCAGGTTTTAACCCACTGCACATGATGGTTGATTCTGGCGCTAGAGGTTCTCAAGAACAAGTTCGTCAGTTAGCAGGAATGCGTGGGTTAATGATGAAACCACAGAAAAGCTTAACTGGTCAATCGGGTGAAATAATTGAAAACCCAATAGTTGCTAATTTTAAAGAAGGGCTGTCAGTTCTTGAATATTTTATATCTACTCACGGTGCAAGAAAAGGTTTGGCTGACACCGCATTAAAAACAGCAGATGCTGGATATTTAACAAGAAGATTATGTGATGTTGCTCAAGATGTTATTGTTTCTGAAATCGATTGTGGTACTATTCGTGGCGTATATATTACAGCATTAAAAGATGTGGAACTTGAACGAGAACCACTTGCTGAAAGAATTACAGGTAGAGTGGCACAAGAGGATATTTATGACCCGAGGAACGATGAATTAATTATAGAAGCTGGTGAATTAATTACAGAAGAAATTGCAGAAAGAATTGATGAGGCAAACATTGACCAAGTTTATATTAGAACAGTTTTAACTTGTGAATCAAAACGAGGTGTTTGTGCTAAATGCTATGGTAGAAATTTAACTACTGGTGACCTGGTTGAAATAGGCGAAGCCGTTGGAATAATAGCGGCTCAATCAATAGGTGAGCCTGGTACCCAGCTAACTTT
This genomic interval from Melioribacteraceae bacterium 4301-Me contains the following:
- the rpoC gene encoding DNA-directed RNA polymerase subunit beta', whose translation is MRLKTQETKIKEIEKITISLASPDDILTRSHGEVTKPETINYRSFRPEKDGLFCEKIFGPVKDWECACGKYKGIRYKGIVCDRCGVEVTLKSVRRERMGHISLAVPVVHIWFFKALPSKIGNIVGISTKELEKIIYYESYVVLNPGVTGLSYKDLISEDQYYEILNSLPHDNDALDDNDPKKFVAKIGGEGVKELLKRTNIEATFAELKAQLAVETSQQKRTDILKRLRVLDSFREEEGKVVNKPEWMVLSVIPVIPPELRPLVPLEGGRFATSDLNDLYRRVIIRNNRLKRLIDIKAPEVILRNEKRMLQEAVDALFDNSRRASAVRSDGNRPLKSLSDMLKGKQGRFRQNLLGKRVDYSGRSVIVVGPELKLHQCGLPKDMAVELFKPFIIRKLIERGHYKTVKSARKAVDRKDPIIWEILERLIDGHPVLLNRAPTLHRLGIQAFQPILIDGKAIQLHPMVCTAFNADFDGDQMAVHVPLSYEAQLEAALLMLSSHNILSPQNGSPIVIPTQDIVLGCYYLTKVKTGAKGEGKIFGSREEVLIAYDNKIVDLHAKIKVKIDDQFIETTPGRVIFNDIVPKEMGFINELLVKKIFSGLIYKMFIKLGNVVTAKFLDDLKELGYRYATAAGISISFSDMLIPEEKEKLIEESNKKVSSILNEHEQGLITDAERYNKIIDVWTHTTNNVSKYLMDRLKTDQSGFNPLHMMVDSGARGSQEQVRQLAGMRGLMMKPQKSLTGQSGEIIENPIVANFKEGLSVLEYFISTHGARKGLADTALKTADAGYLTRRLCDVAQDVIVSEIDCGTIRGVYITALKDVELEREPLAERITGRVAQEDIYDPRNDELIIEAGELITEEIAERIDEANIDQVYIRTVLTCESKRGVCAKCYGRNLTTGDLVEIGEAVGIIAAQSIGEPGTQLTLRTFHLGGTSSRIASQSQVETNVAGTVRFDRINYVEKTDFFGKVKVVIGRRGTIGIYDEDNRQIKKFEIPYGAELLVENGQQVKKGQALYNHDPYNSVILTDVGGRVKFIDLIDNITIQQVADEQTGHVQKVVIESKDKNLTPSIAIVDDNGNEKIFNIPTRAYLSVEEGEIINAGTVLAKISKQASKTRDITGGLPRVTELFEARSPHDPAIVSEIEGIVKFGARKKGSREIIVVSLDGSIEKVYNVPYGKHILVQEGDEIPAGEKITDGPIDPHDILKIKGPNAVQEYLVNEIQDVYRLQGVKINDKHIEVIVKQMLQKLKVISSGDSKFIEEDLVDRNKFIEENESLKNMVYVIDPGQSKLKAGQLVPKSKMREINADLTRKNKKTVVFRDAEPATFENVLLGITQAALSTESFISAASFQETTKVLTNAATAAKVDTLNGLKENVVMGHLIPAGTGLKKYRNIILTEEEVEAEKISEQQIVSEQTSVEEKADL
- the rplL gene encoding 50S ribosomal protein L7/L12, which translates into the protein MSEKIAEIVEKIKGLTLVEAAELKKALEDEFGVTAAAPVIMAGAPAAGAAAAPAEEKTEFDVILQSAGDKKINVIKVVRAHTGLGLKEAKDLVDGAPKTVKEAISKEEAEKIKKELEEAGATVQIK
- the rpoB gene encoding DNA-directed RNA polymerase subunit beta, which codes for MEKNKINKTTNRISFGSIVPALKVPDLLNIQLESFEDFLQLKTPPSKRENKGLQAVFNVNFPIFDNKEFYRLDFIEYNVEKPRFSIAECEERGLTYSAPLKAKLRLSTKDDETGEYINSVEQEVYLGNLPFMTERGTFIINGAERVVVSQLHRSPGVAFSQTVHPNGTPIYSARIIPFRGSWVEFATDINNVLYVYIDRRKKFPSTTLLRALGYETDEQILNLFNLIEEVPVKKLNIDDHTGRISAEDVIDTQTGEIYVAKEGQLTEEVIESIKKSPIHSVKLISLETSFEQDLIINTLKKDTSTNKEEALYAIYRQLRSGEAPDLETAQGLIDKLFFNEKRYDLGEVGRFRMNDKLNLNIPSNVKVLTLEDIIAIMKNIIKLKNGNVPVDDIDHLGNRRVRTVGEQLMQQYNVGLARMARTIKERMNMRDNENMQPQDLVNARTITSVINAFFGTNQLSQFMDQTNPLSELTHKRRVSALGPGGLTRERAGFEVRDVHHSHYGRLCPIETPEGPNIGLISSLTIYARVNNYGFLETPYRKVKDGKVTNSVDYLSADQEDEFTIAQANAPIDEQGKFINERVKCRRKGEFPVVAPEEVHYMDVAPAQIVSAAAALIPFLEHDDANRALMGSNMQRQAVPLLVPEAPIVGTGMEQKVARDSRSVIIAEDNGEVEYADACKIIVKYDTDPDDPLTIVNFDDERRVTYTLTKFAGTNQETCFNQKPVVFTGQKIKKGDVLADGPAIEKGELALGRNVSVAFMPWRGYNFEDAIIISERLVAEDVFTSIHIEEFELQVRETKRGEEELTRDIPNVSEEATKDLDEFGIVREGAEVKEGDILIGKITPKGETDPTPEEKLLKAIFGDKAGDVKDASLKAPPGLKGTVIKTRLFSRKRKDAESKKIEKKQLEALDADYEKKKKHYYNKLVDKLTKITLGKTTTGIRDLEGAIVLRSGSLIKETTFSSFEDVTKLDYTQDWFERKQTNELIKTLYTNYFNLLSDIEEDYKREKLKIQSGDELPPGIVQLAKVYVAKKRKLSVGDKMAGRHGNKGVVAKIVPVEDMPYHEDGTPVDIVLNPLGVPSRMNLGQLYETALGWVGHKLGVKFETPIFDGAKVTDVEEWIKKADLYEGSKTWLYDGRTGERFHQKVTCGYIYMMKLGHMVDDKIHARSIGPYSLITQQPLGGKAQFGGQRFGEMEVWALEGYGAAHTLREILTVKSDDVAGRAKTYESIVKGENIAEPNIPEAFNVMIKELQGLGLNVKIN
- the rplA gene encoding 50S ribosomal protein L1 is translated as MKPTTKRNKDIIKKVDLQKEYTLEEAVKILKEISKVKFTESLDCAVRLGVDPRHADQMVRGTVSLPHGTGKKVKVLVIAKGSLAEEALKAGADYAGFEEYIEKIKNGWSDVDVIIATPDTMGEVGKLGKVLGPKGLMPNPKSGTVTNDVAKAVKEIKAGKIEFRVDKAGIVHSSLGKLSFSHEQLVENTRSFLQTIVKLKPSSAKGQYIKSVYLSTTMGPGLKITKDEPSIATK
- the rplK gene encoding 50S ribosomal protein L11 translates to MAKKIEGYIKLQIPAGQANPSPPVGPALGQKGVNIMEFCKQFNARTADKSGLIIPVVITVYSDKSFTFITKTPPAAVLLKKAAKIEKGSPEPNKTKVAKVTKAQVREIAEMKLKDLNAHDIESAVSMIAGTARSMGITVED
- the rplJ gene encoding 50S ribosomal protein L10 codes for the protein MKKTEKAEVISQIKELINNSTGVFLVDYSGINVADINSLRRSFKQEGVTYKVLKNTLFRKALEETGGYDKLLENLVGMTGVAFAGENFVAPAKIIKKYYDENKKFSFKGCYIESTYYDANQLDTLASMPTKDEIMASIIGSVGSPASGIVGAINSVIRDLVSVVDQISKKQAA